In a single window of the uncultured Pseudodesulfovibrio sp. genome:
- a CDS encoding M48 family metalloprotease: protein MKPMYIRPRPSRREFLKAGAMTLAAAGVSGCAKNPVTGQSQFMLVSEEQEIQMDKQASPQQLSNDYGTTLDTSLNKYVSGVGRSLSDVSHRPQMPYDFHVVNANYVNAYAFPGGTVACTRGILLNVDNEAEMAALLGHEIGHVNARHTASRMSSQMVIGGLASLGGAAIGAKYGGTWGTIAGGLGGLGAGLLLASYSRDDERQADALGLEYMTRADYNPEGMVGLMEMLNEQHTREPSALEVMFATHPMSSERLATARQAVNKQYYGAKKYAFYRERYMDNTVDLRKLGPAIRDMQDAEKLGGEKKYNDAEDKMGQALKLAPNDYTGLLLMSKLLIAQEKYDKALPYAEHARDVYPSEAQASQVAGVLQLKAKKYDQALASFDAYDKALPGNPYVGFYKGYAQEGMGHQRDAAQAYYNFLQKVNKGDQAQHAYQRLVEWGYVK, encoded by the coding sequence ATGAAGCCTATGTATATACGTCCCCGCCCATCGCGGCGGGAATTTCTCAAGGCCGGGGCCATGACCCTCGCGGCCGCCGGGGTGTCGGGGTGCGCCAAAAACCCTGTCACCGGCCAGAGCCAGTTCATGCTGGTCAGCGAGGAGCAGGAAATCCAGATGGACAAACAGGCATCGCCCCAGCAGTTGTCCAATGACTACGGGACCACCCTGGACACCTCGCTGAACAAGTACGTGTCGGGTGTGGGACGGTCCCTGTCGGATGTCTCCCATCGGCCGCAGATGCCCTACGACTTTCATGTGGTCAACGCCAACTATGTCAACGCCTACGCCTTTCCCGGCGGGACCGTGGCCTGTACTCGCGGCATCCTGCTCAATGTGGACAACGAGGCCGAGATGGCCGCGCTGCTCGGCCACGAGATAGGCCACGTCAACGCTCGGCACACGGCCTCGCGCATGAGCTCGCAGATGGTTATCGGTGGGCTGGCCTCTCTGGGCGGAGCGGCCATCGGGGCCAAGTACGGTGGGACATGGGGGACCATTGCAGGCGGTCTTGGCGGACTCGGAGCAGGGCTGCTTCTGGCCTCCTACAGCCGCGACGACGAGCGCCAGGCCGACGCGCTCGGCCTGGAATACATGACCCGCGCCGACTACAATCCCGAAGGCATGGTCGGGCTCATGGAGATGCTCAATGAGCAGCATACCCGCGAGCCGAGCGCGCTCGAAGTCATGTTCGCCACGCACCCCATGAGTTCGGAGCGGCTGGCCACGGCCCGGCAGGCCGTGAACAAGCAATATTACGGGGCCAAGAAGTACGCGTTCTACCGCGAGCGGTACATGGACAACACCGTGGACCTGCGCAAGCTCGGCCCGGCCATCCGCGACATGCAGGACGCGGAGAAGCTCGGCGGCGAGAAGAAGTACAATGATGCCGAGGACAAGATGGGCCAGGCCCTGAAGCTGGCCCCCAACGACTACACCGGCCTGCTGCTCATGTCCAAGCTGCTCATCGCCCAGGAGAAATACGACAAGGCCCTGCCCTATGCCGAGCACGCCCGAGACGTCTACCCCTCCGAGGCCCAGGCCAGCCAGGTGGCCGGCGTGCTTCAGCTCAAGGCAAAGAAATACGACCAGGCCCTGGCCAGCTTCGACGCCTACGACAAGGCCCTGCCCGGCAACCCCTACGTGGGCTTCTACAAGGGCTACGCCCAGGAAGGGATGGGCCACCAAAGGGACGCGGCCCAGGCCTACTACAATTTCCTCCAGAAGGTGAACAAGGGCGACCAGGCCCAGCACGCCTATCAAAGGCTGGTAGAGTGGGGGTATGTGAAATAG
- a CDS encoding glutamine amidotransferase, with product MHKFLIVKVGGTFADYAAERGDFEDWTVRGMSLAESEWETVNPQNGANLPDPAGFAGAVITGSHDMVTDGTPWITDTAAWVRRAVDAGLPLLGICFGHQLMADALGGKADYHPDGVEIGTANITRTRASEEDPLFRDLPEVFPGHVTHSQTALKLPQGATLLATGSHDPHQSFRVGESAWGVQFHPEFDAPAIHEYISRREADLAASGRDVAAIRATVRDTPQSASLLKLFANYCRTR from the coding sequence ATGCACAAATTCCTGATTGTGAAAGTGGGCGGCACCTTTGCCGACTATGCCGCCGAGCGCGGCGATTTCGAGGACTGGACCGTACGGGGCATGTCCCTTGCGGAGAGTGAATGGGAAACCGTGAATCCGCAGAACGGCGCCAATCTGCCCGACCCGGCGGGTTTCGCGGGCGCGGTGATCACCGGCTCCCACGACATGGTCACGGATGGCACCCCCTGGATCACCGACACTGCGGCCTGGGTGCGCCGTGCGGTGGACGCAGGTCTGCCCCTGCTGGGCATCTGTTTCGGGCACCAGCTCATGGCCGACGCATTGGGCGGCAAGGCCGACTATCACCCGGATGGCGTGGAAATAGGCACGGCGAATATCACCCGCACCCGCGCCTCGGAAGAGGACCCGCTTTTCCGCGACCTGCCCGAGGTCTTTCCGGGCCATGTGACCCACTCCCAGACCGCGCTCAAGCTGCCTCAGGGGGCGACGCTCCTGGCCACGGGCTCTCACGACCCGCACCAATCCTTCCGCGTGGGCGAATCCGCCTGGGGCGTGCAGTTCCACCCCGAGTTCGATGCGCCGGCCATCCACGAGTACATCAGCCGGCGCGAAGCGGACCTTGCGGCATCTGGCCGCGACGTGGCCGCCATCAGGGCCACGGTACGCGACACGCCGCAGTCCGCCTCCCTGCTCAAGCTGTTCGCGAACTACTGCCGGACCCGCTAG
- a CDS encoding transporter substrate-binding domain-containing protein: MISLASKNRLAVVYQRAGVPVEFVPLPQKRSLVLAVEGRIDGDAGRIFGLEKQYPTMARVDVKLLDFNGAAYVLKGRGFKRFRPEMLDKVRVGALSGVVWAENIMQGRRLELINTYEGLFGMLLEGRIDIALSSRLSAESVFSCNPGRYSRVQRLEPYVFKTSFYHYLNTKNADLVPVLEKALRELRAEDYWRDGTRAD, from the coding sequence ATGATTTCCCTGGCGTCCAAAAACCGCCTGGCGGTGGTTTACCAACGCGCCGGGGTGCCGGTGGAGTTCGTGCCCTTGCCGCAGAAGCGATCGCTCGTTTTAGCGGTGGAAGGGCGTATAGACGGGGACGCGGGGCGTATCTTCGGTCTGGAAAAGCAGTATCCCACCATGGCCCGGGTGGACGTCAAACTTCTGGATTTCAACGGTGCGGCCTACGTGCTCAAGGGGCGCGGGTTCAAACGGTTCCGGCCGGAGATGCTGGACAAGGTGCGGGTAGGCGCGCTCTCCGGCGTGGTTTGGGCCGAAAACATCATGCAGGGGCGCAGACTCGAACTGATCAACACGTATGAGGGGCTGTTCGGCATGCTCCTGGAGGGACGCATAGACATCGCCTTGTCCAGCAGATTGAGCGCCGAAAGCGTCTTCAGCTGCAACCCCGGACGGTACAGCCGTGTACAGAGGCTGGAGCCGTATGTATTCAAGACCTCATTCTATCATTACCTGAACACCAAGAACGCCGATCTTGTCCCGGTGCTGGAAAAGGCCCTGCGCGAGCTGCGGGCCGAGGATTACTGGCGCGACGGGACCAGGGCCGACTAG
- a CDS encoding YciI family protein, which produces MFILHLTYVKPLSEIDRLIPPHVEYLKKNYAAGTFLFSGRREPRTGGVIIARAGSRAEVEALIQEDPFLIEGVAEYEIVEFLPSMAAPDLDGYREL; this is translated from the coding sequence GTGTTCATTCTCCACCTGACCTACGTGAAGCCCCTCTCCGAAATCGACCGGCTCATTCCGCCGCATGTGGAATATTTGAAGAAGAACTACGCCGCCGGGACGTTTCTGTTTTCCGGGCGGCGGGAGCCGCGCACGGGCGGGGTGATCATCGCCCGGGCCGGGTCGCGGGCCGAGGTGGAGGCGCTCATCCAGGAGGACCCGTTCCTGATCGAAGGGGTGGCCGAGTATGAGATCGTGGAGTTTCTGCCGTCCATGGCCGCGCCGGACCTGGACGGGTATCGGGAGCTGTAG
- the uvrA gene encoding excinuclease ABC subunit UvrA produces the protein MNTTDSKSIHIEGARHHNLKDLTLDIPREKLVVVCGPSGSGKSTLAFDIVYAEGQRRYVESLSAYARQFLPQMDKPDVDKVEGLSPAISLEQQTATRNPRSTVGTVTEVYDFLRVFFARLGKFYCPSCGKPIEAQTTDEIVETVLSMDEGTKFMLLAPLVEHQKGTHKDLFAKLKKDGFVRVRVGGQLYSLDEVPELEKNKKHTIDLVVDRLVIKDGIKKRLADSVELALEKGDERMIVSVVGGDNAGDTFMSTLSTCPSCKISMPRLTPQLFSFNSPQGACPTCNGIGSVEYFEPDLIAPNKGLSLNEGGVIPWNNATRQRQYGPQLKKLGARHDFTLDTPLDQFSAKAWEALFYGDRTTGWPGVVPILEYGREQAGVWDHWTARFQQSRPCPSCEGARLKPEALAVRVADKNMVEFTSMSIQRALEWLEGLEFSGHDTLISEPLLKELTHRLGFMVNVGLEYLSLGRNMATLSGGEAQRIRLASQLGSGLVGVTYVLDEPSIGLHPRDNQRLIDTLRSLQRRGNTVLVVEHDEPTIREADHVIEIGPSSGWLGGEIVFQGPVDELLKADSLTGKYLRGDLFIAPPETRRKPTGHISLKKVQTNNLKDLDVDIPLGVMTCVTGVSGSGKSSLVMDSLYKHLLLNQGQKANDPGKIGGILGIDKIEKVISIDQSPIGRTPRSNPATYTKIFDEIRKIFAGAKESRTRGYQPGRFSFNVKGGRCEACKGDGQIRVEMHFLPDVYVTCETCKGKRYNAQTLEVEYRGKNIADVLNMTVRQAREFFANHPALMRKLDVLADVGLDYVRLGQPATTLSGGEAQRIKISRELGKRSLPGALYILDEPTTGLHMHEVGKLIRVLHALVDKNATVIVIEHNTDVIMASDHVIDLGPGGGEHGGRIVASGTPEEIIANPESVTGQFLV, from the coding sequence ATGAACACGACCGACTCCAAATCCATTCATATAGAAGGCGCCCGTCACCACAACCTCAAGGACCTGACCCTGGACATCCCCCGCGAAAAGCTGGTGGTGGTCTGCGGTCCGTCCGGTTCGGGCAAATCAACGCTGGCGTTCGACATCGTCTACGCCGAGGGCCAGCGACGTTACGTTGAATCCTTATCAGCCTACGCCCGGCAGTTCCTGCCTCAGATGGACAAGCCGGACGTGGACAAGGTCGAGGGGTTGTCCCCGGCCATCTCGCTGGAACAGCAGACCGCAACCCGCAACCCGCGCTCCACCGTGGGCACCGTGACCGAGGTCTACGACTTCCTGCGCGTCTTCTTCGCGCGGCTGGGCAAGTTCTACTGCCCGTCGTGCGGCAAGCCCATCGAGGCCCAGACCACGGACGAGATCGTCGAGACGGTCCTGTCCATGGACGAGGGCACCAAGTTCATGCTCCTGGCCCCGCTGGTCGAGCACCAGAAGGGTACGCACAAGGATCTGTTCGCCAAACTCAAGAAGGACGGCTTCGTGCGCGTTCGCGTCGGCGGTCAGCTCTACTCCCTGGACGAGGTGCCCGAGCTGGAGAAGAACAAGAAGCACACCATCGACCTGGTGGTGGACCGCCTCGTCATCAAGGACGGCATCAAGAAGCGGCTGGCCGATTCCGTGGAGCTGGCCCTGGAAAAGGGTGACGAGCGCATGATTGTCTCCGTGGTCGGCGGCGACAACGCGGGCGACACGTTCATGTCCACCCTGTCCACCTGCCCCTCCTGCAAGATTTCCATGCCGCGCCTGACCCCGCAGCTCTTCTCCTTCAACTCGCCCCAGGGAGCCTGCCCGACCTGTAACGGCATCGGCAGCGTGGAGTATTTCGAGCCTGATTTGATCGCGCCCAACAAGGGGCTGTCCCTCAACGAGGGCGGCGTGATTCCCTGGAACAACGCCACCCGTCAGCGCCAGTACGGCCCGCAGCTCAAGAAGCTCGGCGCCCGGCACGACTTCACCCTGGACACGCCGCTTGACCAGTTCTCCGCCAAGGCCTGGGAAGCGCTCTTTTACGGCGACCGGACCACGGGCTGGCCCGGCGTGGTGCCCATCCTGGAATACGGCCGCGAACAGGCGGGCGTCTGGGACCACTGGACCGCCCGGTTCCAGCAGTCGCGTCCCTGCCCGTCCTGCGAGGGCGCGCGTCTCAAGCCCGAGGCCCTGGCCGTGCGCGTGGCCGACAAGAACATGGTCGAATTCACCTCCATGTCCATTCAGCGCGCCCTGGAATGGCTCGAAGGGTTGGAATTCTCCGGCCATGACACGCTCATTTCCGAACCGCTTCTCAAGGAGCTGACCCACCGCCTCGGGTTCATGGTCAACGTGGGCCTGGAATATCTCTCCCTTGGCCGCAACATGGCCACGCTCTCCGGCGGCGAGGCTCAGCGCATCCGGCTGGCTTCACAGCTCGGTTCCGGCCTGGTTGGCGTGACCTATGTTCTCGACGAGCCGTCCATCGGCCTGCACCCGCGCGACAATCAGCGCCTGATCGACACCCTCCGTTCGCTGCAGCGGCGCGGCAACACCGTGCTCGTGGTCGAACACGACGAGCCGACTATCCGCGAGGCGGACCATGTCATTGAAATCGGCCCCAGCTCCGGCTGGCTCGGCGGCGAGATCGTCTTCCAGGGCCCGGTGGACGAGTTGCTCAAGGCCGACTCCCTGACCGGCAAGTACCTGCGCGGCGACCTGTTCATCGCCCCGCCCGAAACGCGCCGCAAGCCCACGGGACACATCTCCCTCAAGAAGGTCCAGACCAACAACCTCAAGGACCTGGATGTGGACATCCCCCTCGGGGTCATGACCTGCGTGACCGGCGTGTCCGGTTCGGGCAAGTCATCGCTGGTCATGGACTCGCTGTACAAGCACCTGCTCCTGAATCAGGGGCAGAAGGCCAACGATCCCGGCAAGATCGGCGGTATCCTGGGCATCGACAAGATCGAGAAGGTCATCTCAATCGATCAGTCGCCCATCGGCCGTACTCCGCGGTCCAACCCGGCCACCTACACCAAGATATTCGACGAGATCCGCAAGATCTTCGCCGGGGCCAAGGAGTCGCGTACACGCGGCTACCAGCCCGGCCGGTTCTCGTTCAACGTCAAGGGCGGGCGCTGCGAGGCGTGCAAGGGCGACGGCCAGATCCGGGTCGAGATGCACTTCCTGCCCGACGTGTACGTGACCTGCGAGACCTGCAAGGGCAAGCGGTACAACGCCCAGACCCTGGAGGTCGAGTACCGGGGCAAGAACATCGCCGACGTGCTCAACATGACAGTGCGCCAGGCACGCGAATTCTTCGCCAACCACCCGGCGCTCATGCGCAAGCTCGACGTGCTCGCCGATGTCGGTCTGGACTACGTCCGCCTCGGCCAGCCCGCCACCACCCTGTCCGGCGGCGAGGCCCAGCGCATCAAGATATCCCGCGAACTCGGCAAGCGAAGCCTGCCCGGCGCGCTCTACATCCTGGACGAGCCCACCACCGGCCTGCACATGCACGAGGTCGGCAAGCTCATCCGCGTGCTCCACGCCCTGGTGGACAAGAACGCCACGGTCATCGTCATCGAACACAACACCGACGTGATCATGGCCTCGGACCACGTCATCGACCTCGGCCCCGGCGGCGGTGAACACGGCGGCCGCATCGTGGCCTCCGGCACCCCCGAGGAGATCATCGCCAACCCCGAGAGCGTAACCGGCCAGTTCCTGGTGTAG
- a CDS encoding HD domain-containing phosphohydrolase: MGTTPSAGNGAHNGKNANGQGMVRVSPYMVIPSRVGGFSLFLKQGGKLVLYAEKGELFTDEHKQRLSLLDVDHLYVRATDYIHFTRYVQENILELMDDEVIPVGERARIWSDATVSLAREAFDRSLPAPVDKRRFQRIRSLITDSLRFLSRDDALKELSRFIREGEEVFHHGIGVMVLTVTTLCSFMKEDSDLLVAVGMGAILHDIGKLELPQDIFNKKFDSLSRADKDLVKSHPALGVGVCSALPLPQETLQCILFHHEREDGMGYPSGSSGHMLPSYVKALILCNEYDNLTRGRGGRKLTPFEALARIKSMRSAFDMDMLRRLIEVLAKADLTS, translated from the coding sequence ATGGGTACCACCCCTTCCGCCGGAAACGGCGCACATAACGGCAAGAACGCAAACGGCCAGGGCATGGTCAGGGTTTCGCCCTACATGGTCATCCCCTCGCGGGTAGGCGGCTTTTCCCTGTTCCTGAAACAGGGCGGCAAGCTCGTCCTGTATGCGGAAAAAGGCGAGCTGTTCACCGACGAGCACAAGCAGCGGCTCTCCCTGCTCGACGTGGACCATCTCTATGTCCGGGCCACGGATTACATTCATTTCACGCGGTATGTGCAGGAAAACATTCTGGAACTCATGGACGACGAAGTCATTCCGGTGGGCGAGCGCGCCCGCATCTGGAGCGACGCCACCGTGTCTTTGGCCCGCGAAGCCTTCGACCGCTCGCTGCCCGCTCCCGTGGACAAACGCCGTTTTCAGCGCATCCGTTCGCTGATCACCGACTCCCTGCGCTTCCTGTCCCGCGACGACGCCCTCAAGGAGCTTTCCCGGTTCATCCGCGAAGGCGAAGAGGTCTTCCACCACGGCATCGGCGTCATGGTCCTGACCGTGACCACCCTGTGCTCGTTCATGAAGGAAGACTCGGACCTGCTGGTGGCCGTGGGCATGGGGGCCATACTCCACGACATCGGCAAGCTGGAGCTGCCACAGGACATCTTCAACAAGAAATTCGACAGCCTGAGCCGTGCGGACAAGGACCTGGTCAAATCCCACCCGGCACTGGGCGTGGGCGTGTGCTCGGCCCTGCCCCTGCCCCAGGAGACACTGCAATGCATCCTTTTCCACCACGAACGCGAGGACGGCATGGGCTACCCGTCCGGGTCGAGCGGGCACATGCTGCCGTCCTACGTGAAGGCGCTCATCCTGTGCAACGAGTACGACAACCTGACGCGCGGCCGGGGCGGCCGCAAGCTGACCCCGTTCGAGGCGCTCGCCAGGATCAAGTCCATGCGCAGCGCCTTTGATATGGACATGCTTCGGCGCTTGATCGAGGTGTTGGCCAAAGCGGATTTGACTTCGTAA
- a CDS encoding DUF4911 domain-containing protein, producing MASPSRRNPRKRICPPAPQWSERTYLRIDPSDIGLFRFLLEGYDNLGVFTVVNKFKGILLLRYSPHLAREVRAFLKAAATEIELEVLPAPLRES from the coding sequence ATGGCATCCCCGTCTCGTCGAAATCCCCGAAAAAGGATCTGTCCCCCTGCCCCGCAGTGGTCAGAGCGGACATACCTGCGCATCGACCCGAGCGACATCGGGCTCTTCCGGTTCCTGCTGGAAGGGTACGACAACCTCGGCGTGTTTACCGTGGTCAACAAGTTTAAGGGGATTCTTCTGCTCCGCTACAGCCCGCATCTGGCCCGCGAGGTCCGCGCCTTTCTCAAGGCGGCGGCCACCGAGATAGAGCTGGAAGTCCTGCCCGCGCCCCTCAGGGAATCCTGA
- a CDS encoding PqqD family protein — MFRKKRPEPTISRAEALGMVPVRNEAVEITELPDGLVRLAYPLAIKPWFGRLADKVGLWDGKPMTKTVELDEMGTFVWRHIDGERSVRNIAQAFTKAYEVQPREAELAVTAFIKTIGQRGIIGLK, encoded by the coding sequence TTGTTCCGGAAGAAACGGCCTGAGCCGACCATATCCCGCGCCGAAGCCCTGGGCATGGTCCCGGTGCGCAACGAGGCGGTAGAGATCACCGAACTGCCAGACGGTCTGGTCCGGCTGGCCTATCCCCTGGCCATCAAGCCGTGGTTCGGCAGGTTGGCAGACAAGGTCGGCCTGTGGGACGGCAAACCCATGACCAAGACGGTTGAGCTGGACGAGATGGGCACCTTTGTCTGGCGGCACATAGACGGCGAGCGGTCCGTGCGGAACATCGCCCAGGCGTTCACCAAAGCGTATGAAGTCCAGCCGCGCGAGGCTGAACTGGCGGTGACCGCGTTCATCAAGACGATCGGGCAGCGCGGAATTATCGGTCTGAAATAG